Proteins co-encoded in one Brassica rapa cultivar Chiifu-401-42 chromosome A02, CAAS_Brap_v3.01, whole genome shotgun sequence genomic window:
- the LOC103854310 gene encoding LOB domain-containing protein 24: MNPKRCAACRYLRRRCPKDCVFSPFFPPNNPEKFACVHRIYGAGNVSKMLQQLPVQTRAEAVESLCFEATCRIEDPVYGCVGMISLLQTQIQKTERLLARTQAEITVSQIKHSQNQHSEFM; encoded by the exons ATGAATCCTAAAAGATGTGCTGCTTGCAGATATCTGAGAAGAAGATGTCCAAAAGATTGCGTTTTCTCACCTTTTTTCCCTCCAAACAATCCTGAAAAATTTGCATGTGTCCACAGAATCTATGGTGCTGGAAATGTTTCCAAAATGCTTCAG CAACTTCCTGTTCAGACAAGAGCTGAAGCAGTGGAATCTTTATGCTTTGAAGCAACATGTAGAATTGAAGATCCTGTTTATGGATGTGTAGGGATGATTTCTTTACTCCAAACTCAAATTCAGAAAACTGAAAGGCTTTTGGCTAGAACTCAAGCTGAGATCACTGTTTCTCAAATCAAACATAGCCAAAACCAACATTCTGAGTTTATGTAA
- the LOC103854308 gene encoding probable magnesium transporter NIPA8 — protein sequence MGEWVIGAFINIFGSVAINFGTNLLKLGHNERERLALQDSGGGKTTLKPIIHFQTWRVGILVFLLGNCLNFISFGYAAQSLLAALGSIQFVSNIAFAYVVLNKMVTVKVLVATAFIVLGNVFLVAFGNHQSPVFTPEQLAEKYSNVTFLVYCGILIIIVAVNHFLYRKGEVLLISVPGQDISSYWKLLLPFSYAVVSGAIGSCSVLFAKSLSNLLRLAMSSSYQLHSWFTYSMLLLFLSTAGFWMTRLNEGLFLYDAILIVPMFQIAWTFFSICTGFIYFQEFQVFDALRTTMFILGMMCVFIGISLLAPDDTRGNETKDNTSSLDSIVSSEEDRLIPQSFEDGHSKDTRVAVQGMYMKAADLIAKTKAACLAALGFGEDSINASAILVMPMVSSKITGFRGNGLERAKILSMRGGSGWSKLAMQEEGTRMLEKTSHHHPSKA from the exons ATGGGAGAGTGGGTCATTGGAgctttcatcaatatttttggAAGCGTTGCTATTAACTTCGGCACTAACCTTCTCAAATTAGGACATAACGAG AGAGAGAGGTTAGCTTTACAGGATAGTGGTGGAGGAAAGACGACGTTGAAGCCCATTATTCATTTTCAGACATGGAGAGTTG GGATCCTTGTCTTTCTTCTTGGGAATTGCCTCAATTTCATTTCCTTTGGTTATGCTGCTcag TCTCTTCTAGCAGCTCTTGGTTCTATTCAGTTTGTATCCAACATAGCCTTTGCTTATGTTGTTCTTAACAAAATGGTCACCGTTAA AGTACTTGTTGCTACGGCCTTTATAGTACTTGGAAACGTCTTCCTTGTAGCTTTTGGTAATCACCAGTCTCCAG TTTTTACACCTGAACAGTTGGCAGAGAAATACAGCAATGTTACATTCTTGGTATACTGTGGGATTTTGATTATAATCGTAGCTGTAAACCATTTCCTCTATAG GAAAGGAGAAGTGTTGTTGATATCTGTACCTGGACAAGATATTAGCTCCTATTGGAAACTGTTGCTTCCTTTCTCATATGCTGTGGTCTCCGGCGCTATAGGATCATGTTCCGTTTTATTTGCCAAGTCACT CTCAAACTTGCTGAGATTGGCCATGTCTAGTAGCTATCAATTGCACAGCTGGTTCACATACTCTATGCTTCTTTTATTTCTTAGTACAGCTGGATTCTGG atgacAAGATTGAATGAAGGGTTGTTTCTTTATGATGCAATTCTCATAGTTCCAATGTTTCAGATTGCTTGGACTTTCTTCTCCATCTGTACAGGATTCATCTACTTTCAAGAGTTTCAG GTTTTTGATGCATTAAGAACGACAATGTTCATATTAGGAATGATGTGCGTATTCATAGGCATATCGTTACTAGCACCTGATGATACAAGAGGCAACGAGACAAAAGACAACACATCATCTCTTGACTCAATAGTGTCCTCGGAAGAGGACAGGTTGATACCACAATCATTTGAAGATGGACATAGCAAAGACACAAGAGTAGCTGTACAAGGAATGTATATGAAAGCTGCTGATCTAATTGCCAAGACAAAG GCTGCTTGTTTAGCAGCATTGGGCTTTGGTGAAGACTCTATCAACGCATCTGCTATTCTTGTGATGCCGATGGTATCTTCCAAGATTACAGGGTTTAGAGGAAACGGGCTCGAGAGGGCTAAGATATTGTCCATGAGAGGAGGATCAGGATGGAGCAAACTAGCCATGCAAGAAGAAGGAACAAGAATGCTTGAAAAGACATCTCATCATCACCCTTCAAAGGCTTAA